Genomic segment of Leishmania major strain Friedlin complete genome, chromosome 20:
atgccccctctccctctggtggtgggagggaggagtgACGTTTTTCTCACTGTTGAACTTCAAAGAACGAGGAGAAAGCATTAAAGAAGCTAAGAAATGAACAACACTACTGAGGGTGAAGTAGATCGTCGCAGAGATGACCGCGGCTGCGGTAGCAGCAGCCATGAAGCGGACGCGTGTATGatcgtgcgtgtgcttggcACGTGCGCCTCCCTGAGGAGCCATTCGCTTGTCACTTCATCCGCTTACCACAGCTTTAAAGCTGCACCGAGAGGATCAAAGACTCGCTGCACAGAAACCAGCAATCACAACATGCCATCGTGCTTGCCATGTCATGAACAgaaaaagcagcagcgcaccttCTGCTTAGTTCTTGGCGAACTTCTTGCCCATCTTGTCGGCAGAGCTCTTCGACACCACCTCCAAGACGTTGTAGCGGATCGTCTTGCTCAGCGGGCGGCACTGACCAATGACGACCTCATCACCTTGCTTCGGGTCGAAGGCGGGGCTGCAGTGCACGGCCAGGGACTTGTGGCGCTTCTGGTAACGCTGGTACTTCTTGATGAAGTGCAGGTAGTTGCGGCGGATGATGATGGTGCGGTGCATCTTGGTGGAGTGCACAACGCCGCGCAGGATGCGGCCGCGGATCACCACGTTGCTCGTGAAGGGGCACTTGCGATCGATGTACTTGCCGTTCAGCGCCTTCGCCGGGGTCTTGAAGCCCAGACCGATCTTCTTGGAATAGCGGATGTGGCCGGACTTGTTGACGTGCTTGCGGCTCGGGCGGTGCATGTTCTCATTCACCGCCGTCTGGCGCTGGTACGCCTTCTCGTGCTGAATGGTGGCATCCACCGCATGCGCGTGGTAGTACTGGGGCGCAACGGGCATGACTCTTCGCTTTGACGGAGTACAACCTCTGTGGaatacatacatatacatacatacacatacgtATTATAGAGGGAtgcggtgatgatggtggcGGAACGAGGATAGCGAGAGAGTGGGccgaagagaagggagacgtgaggaggaaagaggggaggggggagcggAACGATGCAGGCGTGCGTGGGAGGGCGGGCAAGCGGATATccgtgggaggggaggacaTCACCGCTGCGAGCGCCGCATAGGGGCGAGGAGAGAGTCACCGCGGGGTAGACGTGGAcggacagagagaaagagtgcGAGTGGGCGAGGGATACGTCTTGACAGAAATATGGTAGCGAACAAGGCAGGCGTGAGGGTCTAACGGAGAACAGCGCAGAAAAGGTGTCGAAAGGGCAAGCAAGGCACGTACGCGCAGAAAGGGTGAACAGCAACAagaggcagggagggggagggaggggaggggaagggccTCAGGACGGGCCCGGACAAGAACAGATGAAGTGGCGAGCGAGGAGAAGCGCATGAGCCACGTCAAACAAAACAGCAAAAAGCCATGCAAGAACAAAACGGCAAGTCACAGCCCCATCACGACCCTCtcgctgccccctcccccctccacacatacacatacacatggCCATCGACTCAGCGAGAGGGTCGTGGCGGACAAGGGACAGGAAGACAGGAAGGGAGGCAACGCAAGGACAATGAATGAGCATACGCATGTCGGCGTGTGCCCATCTAACGGACACTTTCACCTTAGCCGATCGGAGAGTGCCGCGTGCGCGCTACTCGTACATAGGCGGGTTCACCTGGCTGGGGCTAGGCAAAATGCGTCTACGCGGCATGTTGACGGGAAGAGACACGGCACCCcccggcgaggaggacacggctgccgtcgctCCTGACGGCCCCATCGCCTCGTAGGGCGACGGGTCCATGGGAGGTGGTTGCTGGCCGTCATACCCAGAGGGTGGCATCATTCCCGGTTGCCCAGGTGTCGGCATCATGCCTGCCCCGAAAagctgcggcgctggcagGCGTGGGTCCGTCATCGCATTCGTCATCGACGGCGCTATGGGAGCGGATCCGGGGTACGCGGGACCGTAGGGGTATGGGTACGGGTACATGGGACCATTCGGCCCCAGCATACTCGGCGGCAGGGCAAGGGTGTTGTTGTCACCATGCTTGTAGTCGGTGCTGTTCAGCATGTGGAGGCGGGCATGCGCCTTCTTAGCCTCATCGATCAGCATGCgcgcctgctcctgctcGGTGCGGCGACTGCGCACCCACGCCTTGTACTCTTCAATCTCCTGCGGCGTCATCACGCCGTATTTGGGCAGTGCGTTGTTCAAATACAGAATAAGACCTACCACGTAGGTGAGGTAGCCAACCCCAGCGAACACCCACAGATTGATGGTGCTGATGAAGGGCAGGTAGGAGTTCGCCGTCACCCCGCAGTGCCGCAGGTAATCCTGCAGCAGACGGGCTGGATATTGCACGGTCGCCACGATCTGCATGACGtaggcgagcagcagcagctccgtggcGGAGATGATGTCCTTCCAGAGGTAAAAGTTGCGAAACTTGATGACGAACACATTAGATTCGACCAGCATGCGGTTCAAGCCACCAACTAGGAGggtggcagcgcacacgAAGATGGCGAGTCGCATCTGTATAGCTTGATCCACAAAGACGTCGTTCACGGAACTCTGGGTGAACTTCATGTCGACGGCACTGAAGGCGTATATGTCGCGCACCGTGTTGAAGGAGCAGTCGCGTGTCTTGTACACGAGGGACGGCGTGAGCTCAAAGTTGTTCTGGACGATGATGGAGCGCGTGAAGGTGCGATTGGCACCAATCATGGTCGTGACGGTGTGGATGAGAAACGTGACAAGCTGCACCGTAGTGCAGAGATCGTAGAAGGGCACGATGTTTTTCTCGATTGACAGCCGCCCCTTCTTGGGCCGCTGTTGAAGGTCGCTGACGAGCTGCATTGACGGCTTCGCTGCCCTAGTGATGGGTGGGAGTGGGATGAGGCGTGTAGACGGTcgatgagggggggggtagcgGGGGTGGGCGAGCGACAACCGTGACCTTCTTCTTGATGCCGGCGCAacacggagggagggagggccgtgaacgcgtgtgcgcgatgGACCTCACGAGACGGAAGAggtagaggaggaggagtgagGGGAGTGAAATGGGGAGCACGAAGgaagggtgggggtgggctCGGACGCCATGCACCCCCTCCAagggcgcgcacgcacacaagtgGACAGACGGTGGCGACAACGCACACGCTGGACTCCTCGCTCTCCCGTGCGCTCGGGCTTTTGCTTTATTGCCCTCTTCCCCAAGCGTTCCCTGCTGCCAGAGCACTGTTTTGTGCCAGGAGGGCGGCGGTAGAGCTGCGAGTGCGGTTCTTACGCCCTCTTCGCGTGACGACTGCTTCCACGAGGCACCGCTCGCCAACGTCTGTAAGTGTACGCGCACAAGCGCGAGGGTGGCTAAgcacgccgcgcgcacctTGAACACGTTTGTGTGGTGCCCCCATTTTGACGCATCGTGCGCCGCTCACGCGGACTGAGCTTTTGGATGCGTTTTGTGCCTCTCTTCTTGCCCCAGGCTGTGCACTGCAGTTtgagcggcggcgtgcgtgtaggctgcgcagcagcgataGCCTGCGCACAGGAAAACAGTGGCCCACTCATCCGAAGATACACTTCTGCACACCAACACTCCGACAGAACAGCGGATAACGTTTCATCGACAATCGCAGGTACAGGCGCTGTCATGCCGACGCATGCGCATTGATGAAACTGCGGTTCGCTGTGCGGCTTACACGCACATACTTATTAGACACCGGCGAAGGAGGTGAGGCGACGATACCGTTGCCGGTTTCCAGCCCTTATCTTTCTCTTATTCTCAGTCACGGAAGACGAGGTCGAGCGGGTCGGCGCTAGGTGCCGGATGCAGCGCCTTGTGCCTCTCGGACTTCTCTTTGATCACCTCGTTGGCCTGCTGCTTCTCGAGGCGACGCAGCTTGCggtcgcggcgctgctccgttggtggccgcgccgtcgcgctcTTCCACAGCACGCTTCCCTTGCAGCACCCGTTGAAGATTGCCACCGGCTCCACGGTGAACCGGGGCCCGATCTCCATCAGCGACGGCGGGCTTGTTGGTACGATTTGGTAGTTACGCACCCAAATGTGGTTGTCGAGCCACAGGAAAGACATGATGCGGTCTACAAACGGCTTTGACTTGGGGTGGTAGCGGGGCGTGTTGAAGGccatgtgcagcagcgacttgGCCACACGCAGGTGCGGGTGCAGCTCAAAGTCGCGGTCGAAGTGGAGAAGCGGACGACTGTACTTGAGGCAGTTGCCCGCCATACGAATCTCGTCCGCCGTGTGCACGTTGTTTATCTGCATCTTGATGCTCGGACCGCTGGGGGCCTGTCCGATCCACAGGTAGCTGACATCGTTGCGATGCGGCTCGACGAACATAACGCTATTGCATTGATGCAGTCCGCACAGCTCGATGAGGTCATCGCCAAGGGTGTTCGTGCGTCCAATCTTCGGATGTTCGCGGGAGTGTGGCATGAGGCCACGCAGGTCGAGCAGCAGGTGGCGGTCCTTGCTCGTCATGCTACGGGCACCGAGAACCAGCATCTTCTGCCGGTTCGTCATCTTCTTTGTcgtctgcgcgtgctgcacgtGCAGCTGGCCGACCATCTCTTCCTCGCGGTTCACCATCGCCTTGGTGGCGGCATCCGCCACGTCAGCCGGGTGTTCCACCTGGGGCTGTGCAGCCTcagctgccggcgccgtttCTGACTGtgcagagcgagagcgctTCTTACCTGCACCTGCCATCTTGTCTgcgcgggagggggaggggacgtGAGAGAAGGCagtgaggaggcggtgggtgTGACGATCGAGGAGGGGCGTCGACTTTTTTGCTACTGCTATGTGTGTAGACCCGCTGTTCTGCGTATGTCGCGTAGGTCTTCGCGTGTGTTCGAGTTTGATGAGGCACTGCGTCTGCGATGGACCAGCGTGCAGCCGTGAAATGCTGCGGTGCCAGGATAAAGGGCAGgggtgcgagagagacgaggaCGTGTGCTGGAATGTGTTTTACTGACGACGCTGGAAAGAAAACGAGACAAGTCGCGATGGTGCATATGCGGGTGTTACCCTCTCCCCTTTGgtgtgcgcacacaaacgAAGACGCGCGCACCGCTACCGCTGAGGAGCCCCACTGACGGAGTGGAGacagaggcggagaagcACGACCTTTATACTCCGGTGACCTGCGATGACACGCACCTCGTTGCCATACATGTGAGCCCCTCGTTTGACGCTGTCAGTGCCGTTGCGTGTTCCAATGATGTATCGAAGGTGGTGAGGAAAAACaagggggcgaggaggagaaggggggggggacacgAAGcggggacacacacgcacacacagacacacagagagaggcaccAAGTACACCTGTGCACCAGGTGGTCGATGGAGCGAGATGAGCTCCACCAGAGAGAAGAACAGCACAAACGAGCTGGCAGGCAATGCGCTGatcatcaccaccatcacatgcgggggtgtgcgtgtggataCGCGGCCACACAGCACcggtgcagagggaggggggaggtcgCAAGGCATGCAGGACACCCACGCGCACGTACATCGCCGGGCCCCCATCctgaggagagaaagagcaagagaaagaagcagcgccactgcccATCACGCAGCACCCTTGCTGTCGTCCTCCCTCGCAGCCGTCACGTAACAGTTCACGCCGTAGAAGACGGTGGCCATGCCTGTCAGGTAATGCAGCTTGCAGGCccggcgcgccaccgccaggcACTCCCCGACGGTTATGCCTTCGCCGTTCGCCGTCGCCTGACTTGCCACTTGGAGAAAGCGACCCGTGAGGCGGTCAATGTCGGCGTCCGTGACGTCCCACAGGCAACCCAGAACGCACGACACGCCTGCGCTGAGGTATGCGAAGGGCAGGCCAAAGCAGTCGTAGAGCGCGCTGGCCTGCATGCGAGCAGAGCTGCAGCccatcagcagcaccagcgtcgGGGGTgtgccagctgcagcgggaaTCCAGTCGTACAGTGCTCCGCGAGGGACCAGGTGCTCCCCGCCCTTGTGACCAGCGTACACATACGTGTCTATGCGATCgctcgccgcctcgcaccgggagaggaggcggcgcattAGAGGCGatgtgacggcgctgctgccgtctcgtgccgccgcagctgctgcctgcAGCGTTTCGCCGTAGACCACCTCCCAACgtgggtgctgcgcgatGAGATCCGTAAGGCTGGaggggccgtgctgcagcgccgcgtcaTCGCGGTGGACAAATAAGCGCTGCAGGGATACGGCCGAcgcgtcggtgctgcagtgCTTCAGGTATTCGAGCGATGGCACGCGAGAGACACTACGCTCTTGGCACACACCCAGAGCTTCCCaaggcagcgcgtgcagctctCCGTCCAGCACCAGGTACACGTGCTCGCGCGGGACAAGGAGCAAGTCCGcatggtggtgacggcgctcctcctcatcaCCCGGAGCgttcgcggcggcgtctggCGTGAGCTCGTGGTAGTAGGCGTTCAACACAGCCGGCACCATTTCTTCCACAACACCCTGCACCGACCTATCCGCCAACAGCGCCAGCCAGCATTCCTCCACGTTTGCGGGCTCGCTAGCGAGTGCACACGACAAAGATGactccgtcgctgctgctgtggcggcagcgaccaGCTGTCCCAGAGCCGTGACCGCCTCGAGCAGCATCCGGTGCGCGCGCTTCACTGTCTGCATACAGCACGCGCAACTGCGTGCGTTGCGTGGGCCGTACCAGCACGTGGTCTGCCCACGAGGCGGTGTCTCATCTTTCCACAGGTACGGAGCCGCCGCAAGAACCTGCAGAGTGACGTGCTGCAAGGCGTCCATAGGAGGGCAGTGACTGGCAccgcggaggcgcacacactcgcaaGCAAAACGCGCTGCCAGTGTTTGCAGCTGGCCACCGAGGGAGGTACTGGGGtagccgagcagcagcataTGTGCCGCGCCGAGGGCGTCTTGCATCGATGCCGCGACCCGGCCAATACGATCGTCAAGCTCAAACCGTTCACACCACCACGC
This window contains:
- a CDS encoding ribosomal protein S11 homolog, whose protein sequence is MHRPSRKHVNKSGHIRYSKKIGLGFKTPAKALNGKYIDRKCPFTSNVVIRGRILRGVVHSTKMHRTIIIRRNYLHFIKKYQRYQKRHKSLAVHCSPAFDPKQGDEVVIGQCRPLSKTIRYNVLEVVSKSSADKMGKKFAKN
- a CDS encoding putative ribosome biogenesis protein, giving the protein MAGAGKKRSRSAQSETAPAAEAAQPQVEHPADVADAATKAMVNREEEMVGQLHVQHAQTTKKMTNRQKMLVLGARSMTSKDRHLLLDLRGLMPHSREHPKIGRTNTLGDDLIELCGLHQCNSVMFVEPHRNDVSYLWIGQAPSGPSIKMQINNVHTADEIRMAGNCLKYSRPLLHFDRDFELHPHLRVAKSLLHMAFNTPRYHPKSKPFVDRIMSFLWLDNHIWVRNYQIVPTSPPSLMEIGPRFTVEPVAIFNGCCKGSVLWKSATARPPTEQRRDRKLRRLEKQQANEVIKEKSERHKALHPAPSADPLDLVFRD